One Elusimicrobiales bacterium genomic window, TTCCTTTTCCAGCAGGGCTTCCTCGGTGGCGAAATGCACGTTCGCGTAGTGGTCAAGGAAACGGAACAGGGTGGCGATATCGTCTTTTTCCCTGCCGTCCAGTATTGACTGCACAAACGAATTAACCGCGGCGAACAATTCCTTGTGCTGGGAATCTATCTCCGCCACGCCGGTAAGCAACTGATCGCTCCATTGCAGGGGCATATGAATGCGGGGCGGCTGCGCCGCCCCGCTCCTCACGCTGTTATTTTTGCACCGTAAATTCCGCCGCCGCAACCTGCGCGCCGGAACCGTCCACGGCTTCCACTTTCCAACTGCCGGGGGAGACTGTTTTGCTGCTCCAGGTGCGCATCGGGTCGTATTTTATCTGGAGGGGCACTTCCGCCACCTTTTTGCCTTCCAGATACCAGACATGGGTTACAGTCCCTTCCGCCGCGCCGGAGACTTTCATCCAGCAGAACGCTTTTTCCGTGCCGGCAGGAAAATCCGCCGTCTCGCCGACGGGTTCCCTGTTTTCCACCGCCGAGGCGATGACCAGCTTCTCCGCTTTCAGCGCGGAGGCCGGCTGCGCCGGTTTTGCCGCATCCGCCGCGGCTTCAGCTTTTGCGGGTTCGGCCTTGGCCGGGGCGGCATTCTGCGCCAGCGCCGCGC contains:
- a CDS encoding DUF2914 domain-containing protein, producing the protein MRKYAIVAIPVFAFAGAALAQNAAPAKAEPAKAEAAADAAKPAQPASALKAEKLVIASAVENREPVGETADFPAGTEKAFCWMKVSGAAEGTVTHVWYLEGKKVAEVPLQIKYDPMRTWSSKTVSPGSWKVEAVDGSGAQVAAAEFTVQK